Proteins encoded by one window of Arachis ipaensis cultivar K30076 chromosome B04, Araip1.1, whole genome shotgun sequence:
- the LOC107637714 gene encoding putative serine/threonine-protein kinase, which produces MSSSGGLDRPALVMIIVGGIVIFISLCLAICRGRIKIVGIQVIRDAQFLTHTMDKFLNDIEKDKPFRFTTQQLKIVTDNFSYLLGSGGFGSVYKGVFSDDTIVAVKVLFRSSDKRIQEQFMAEIGTLGKVHHFNLVKLFGFCVEKNLIAIVYEYMGNGSLDKYLFKQVKALEFEKLHEIAIGTARGIAYLHEECQQRIIHYDIKPANILLDMNFNPKVADFGLAKLCNRDNTHISMTGGRGTPGYAAPELWMPFPVTHKCDVYSFGMLLFEIIGGRRNVDTNVPESQEWFPMWVWKKFDGGELQNSALVSELLLEKHKEMVERMVKVALWCVQYRPESRPMMSAVVKMLEGSVEISQPLNPFQYLMDNGFATLPQQYSSSNCNATTATTSSYCDSSVIAVDSNIVTAHSI; this is translated from the exons ATGTCAAGCTCAGGAGGACTAGATCGACCGGCTTTAGTAATGATCATCGTGG GAGGGATTGTGATCTTTATATCACTTTGTTTAGCAATATGTCGTGGAAGGATTAAGATTGTAGGTATACAAGTGATTCGGGATGCACAATTTTTAACTCACACTATGGATAAATTTCTGAATGACATTGAAAAGGACAAGCCATTTAGGTTCACTACTCAACAGTTAAAGATTGTAACTGATAACTTCTCTTATTTATTGGGATCTGGAGGTTTTGGTTCGGTATACAAAGGAGTTTTTAGTGACGATACCATTGTAGCTGTGAAGGTTCTGTTTAGAAGTTCTGACAAAAGAATCCAAGAACAATTTATGGCTGAAATTGGAACTTTAGGTAAAGTTCATCATTTCAACTTAGTTAAACTATTCGGATTTTGTGTTGAAAAGAACTTGATTGCAATAGTTTATGAGTACATGGGAAATGGCTCTCTTGACAAGTATTTATTCAAACAAGTTAAGGCTTTGGAATTTGAAAAGCTTCATGAGATTGCAATTGGAACAGCAAGAGGCATTGCTTATTTGCACGAAGAGTGTCAACAAAGAATAATTCACTACGATATTAAGCCGGCGAATATTCTCTTGGACATGAATTTCAATCCTAAGGTCGCGGATTTTGGATTGGCCAAGCTCTGCAACAGGGATAATACTCATATATCCATGACTGGAGGCAGGGGAACCCCCGGTTATGCTGCGCCGGAGCTTTGGATGCCTTTCCCTGTGACTCACAAATGTGATGTTTATAGCTTTGGGATGTTGTTGTTTGAAATCATTGGTGGGAGAAGAAATGTTGATACTAATGTTCCGGAAAGCCAAGAGTGGTTTCCAATGTGGGTTTGGAAAAAATTTGATGGTGGAGAGTTACAGAATTCAGCATTAGTGTCTGAATTATTGTTGGAGAAACATAAGGAGATGGTAGAAAGAATGGTTAAGGTAGCTTTGTGGTGTGTTCAGTATAGGCCAGAATCAAGGCCTATGATGAGTGCTGTTGTGAAAATGTTGGAAGGTTCAGTAGAGATTTCTCAACCTTTGAATCCATTTCAATACTTGATGGACAATGGTTTTGCTACTCTTCCACAGCAATATTCATCAAGTAATTGCAATGCTACAACTGCAACTACAAGTAGTTATTGTGACTCTTCTGTGATTGCTGTGGACTCCAATATTGTAACTGCTCATTCAATTTAG